In the Thermodesulfobacteriota bacterium genome, one interval contains:
- a CDS encoding DEAD/DEAH box helicase family protein, translating into MNRHVNAIAGRLSLRPPQRRSLEILDRITEIVPPHKGADLQAALSAVRSEFPTVTDFEREFPSFCFALATGVGKTRLMGAFISYLHLAHGINNFFVLAPNLTIYNKLITDFTPNTPKYVFKGIAEFAAEPPQIITGDNYEATAVTLFDVLLRCKVNIFNISKINSEVRGGKAPRIKRLSEYIGESYFDYLAGLDDLVLIMDESHRYRASAGVRAINELKPVLGLELTATPFVETSRGAVAFKNVVYDYPLAKAMADGFVKEPAVVTQKNFDPSQFTPAQIEEIKLQDGVRLHENTRVELETYARQTENHIVKPFMLIIARDTTHASQLMGLIQSDKFFDGQYKDKVIQVDSSRTGAEEDEMVERLLAVEDPNEPTEIVIHVNMLKEGWDVTNLYTIVPLRAANARTLIEQSIGRGLRLPYGKRTGVSAVDRLSIVAHDRFQEIIDEANRPDSVIRLQQIVLDPNTDLQKMRTVVAQPNIAEQLGDPVAQASLSTGQTLPTQTVFTTEVERKIAQKAYEVIKKYESLPSSTDLLKPEVQKRIAEEVSQNIAPVQQTLPGVTKTPDITSIVAKTVQLVVDQTIDIPRILVVPKGEVTTGFHPFTLDCSTIRYQPVERDLLIQHLRTHAQETLSFGRSLQQELRLEDYLVRGLIDFDDISYDDHADLLYDLAGQMVAHLRSYLSEEDTRNVLIYHQKQLAAFIHAQMQAHQWEKATDYEVVVSKGFTELKESAYTASEPIHDFRETVNDKSRIAQMLFGGFQRCLYPIQKFQSDTERKLAVILDRESLKWFKPAKGQFQIFYKSGLEHLEYVPDFVAETENCIYMLEPKARSEITDADVLAKKDAAIRWCEHATKHAVSNGGKPWRYALIPHDVIAENMTLSGLVA; encoded by the coding sequence ATGAACCGTCACGTTAATGCGATAGCCGGGCGTCTCAGCCTTAGGCCTCCTCAGCGCCGTTCTCTGGAGATTCTAGACCGAATTACAGAGATTGTACCGCCGCATAAGGGTGCAGACTTGCAAGCCGCCCTCTCTGCCGTGAGAAGCGAATTCCCGACGGTTACGGATTTTGAACGCGAGTTCCCCTCATTCTGCTTCGCTCTTGCAACAGGGGTAGGGAAAACCAGGCTTATGGGCGCATTCATCAGCTATTTGCACCTGGCCCACGGTATAAATAACTTCTTCGTTTTGGCCCCCAATCTCACGATCTATAACAAGCTCATTACCGACTTCACGCCTAACACCCCTAAGTACGTATTCAAGGGCATTGCCGAGTTTGCCGCCGAGCCGCCGCAGATTATCACCGGCGACAACTATGAGGCCACGGCGGTCACGCTCTTTGATGTGCTTTTGCGCTGCAAGGTCAATATATTCAACATCTCCAAAATCAATTCCGAGGTGCGCGGGGGAAAAGCTCCACGCATCAAACGTCTTTCAGAATACATCGGCGAGAGCTACTTTGATTACCTTGCCGGTCTTGACGACCTGGTGTTGATTATGGATGAATCTCACCGTTACCGTGCCTCAGCAGGCGTGCGGGCTATAAATGAGCTGAAACCCGTGCTGGGGCTTGAGCTTACGGCAACTCCCTTTGTCGAAACCAGCCGGGGTGCTGTAGCGTTTAAAAACGTGGTCTATGACTACCCTCTGGCAAAGGCCATGGCAGACGGGTTTGTGAAAGAGCCTGCGGTGGTTACTCAAAAGAACTTCGACCCAAGTCAGTTTACACCTGCACAGATCGAAGAAATCAAGCTCCAGGACGGGGTGCGCCTACACGAGAACACCAGAGTCGAGCTTGAAACCTACGCCCGGCAGACGGAAAACCACATTGTTAAGCCCTTCATGTTGATAATCGCCCGGGATACTACCCATGCATCTCAACTCATGGGGTTGATACAGTCGGATAAGTTCTTCGACGGACAGTATAAAGACAAGGTGATTCAGGTGGACTCAAGCAGGACAGGTGCGGAAGAAGACGAGATGGTAGAGCGTCTCCTTGCTGTGGAAGACCCCAACGAGCCGACTGAGATTGTCATCCACGTAAACATGCTAAAGGAAGGTTGGGACGTGACTAATCTCTACACAATTGTTCCGTTACGGGCAGCAAATGCACGGACGCTGATCGAGCAGTCCATCGGGCGCGGTCTCCGCCTGCCCTACGGGAAGCGTACAGGAGTGAGCGCAGTGGACCGTTTGAGCATTGTTGCCCATGACCGTTTCCAGGAGATAATTGACGAAGCGAACCGTCCCGACTCGGTCATCCGATTACAACAAATTGTTCTCGACCCGAATACGGACCTGCAAAAGATGCGTACTGTAGTGGCACAGCCTAACATTGCTGAACAGCTTGGTGACCCGGTAGCGCAGGCTTCATTAAGTACAGGACAGACTTTGCCGACCCAAACTGTATTCACCACCGAGGTCGAGCGTAAGATTGCGCAGAAGGCTTATGAAGTGATAAAAAAATATGAGAGCCTGCCTAGCTCAACTGACTTGCTAAAGCCGGAGGTTCAGAAGAGGATTGCTGAAGAGGTGTCACAAAATATAGCACCGGTTCAGCAAACACTTCCTGGCGTTACTAAGACTCCCGATATCACTTCCATTGTGGCGAAAACTGTACAGCTTGTTGTGGATCAGACTATAGACATCCCTCGTATTCTGGTCGTGCCGAAGGGCGAGGTAACGACGGGTTTTCACCCATTCACTCTGGATTGCTCTACTATTCGCTATCAGCCTGTGGAAAGAGACCTGCTAATCCAGCACCTCCGCACCCACGCACAGGAGACGTTGAGCTTCGGTAGAAGCCTGCAGCAAGAACTCAGGCTTGAAGACTACCTGGTCCGCGGTCTAATTGATTTTGACGATATCTCATACGATGACCATGCCGACCTGCTCTACGATCTAGCCGGGCAGATGGTAGCACATCTGAGATCGTATCTGTCTGAAGAGGACACCCGGAACGTATTGATCTACCATCAGAAGCAGCTTGCTGCTTTTATTCATGCGCAGATGCAGGCTCACCAGTGGGAAAAGGCGACGGACTATGAAGTGGTTGTGAGCAAAGGGTTCACAGAACTCAAGGAAAGCGCCTATACGGCAAGCGAGCCTATACACGACTTCCGTGAAACTGTGAATGACAAAAGCCGTATCGCCCAGATGCTGTTCGGAGGGTTTCAGCGATGCTTGTATCCAATTCAGAAGTTCCAGTCGGATACCGAGAGAAAGTTGGCTGTCATACTCGACCGTGAATCGCTCAAGTGGTTTAAGCCGGCTAAAGGACAGTTCCAAATCTTTTACAAATCAGGACTTGAGCATCTCGAATATGTGCCGGACTTTGTAGCCGAGACGGAGAACTGTATTTATATGCTTGAGCCTAAAGCCAGAAGTGAGATTACCGATGCGGATGTATTGGCTAAGAAAGATGCAGCTATCCGTTGGTGTGAACATGCTACCAAGCACGCTGTGAGCAATGGGGGTAAGCCTTGGCGCTATGCGCTCATTCCTCACGATGTGATTGCTGAAAACATGACGCTTTCTGGATTGGTTGCCTAG
- a CDS encoding AbrB/MazE/SpoVT family DNA-binding domain-containing protein produces MQSRIELQLSKWRNSLGIRIPKHIVDSLNLSPKDRMSCSIENGKLVLEPVRQPKYKLEELLAKVDEVDDEVFWGKLEGKEAW; encoded by the coding sequence ATGCAAAGCAGAATCGAGTTGCAGTTAAGCAAATGGAGAAATTCGCTTGGTATCAGGATTCCCAAACATATTGTAGATTCATTGAACCTGAGTCCGAAAGACCGCATGAGCTGTTCTATTGAGAACGGCAAGCTGGTGTTAGAACCTGTACGTCAACCTAAATACAAGTTGGAAGAATTGTTAGCTAAAGTGGACGAGGTTGATGATGAGGTCTTTTGGGGTAAGCTCGAAGGAAAGGAAGCCTGGTGA
- a CDS encoding DUF433 domain-containing protein encodes MRFPVSRLPGLLAAGETPESILKSYPYLEPEYIREALRYSAPPVVILKEHRD; translated from the coding sequence TTGCGCTTTCCTGTCTCGCGACTGCCCGGTCTTCTGGCTGCAGGAGAAACACCCGAATCAATCTTAAAATCATATCCATACTTGGAACCGGAATACATCCGGGAAGCACTCCGATATTCCGCCCCGCCAGTTGTCATTCTGAAGGAGCATCGTGACTGA
- a CDS encoding DUF4242 domain-containing protein yields MPRFVIERDIPEIGTVEREALREAAHKSNSVLEEMRAERKNIQWEHSYVADNKTFCIYIADNEGLIHEHAKRSGFPATKVTQLRKIIDPTTAEG; encoded by the coding sequence ATGCCAAGGTTTGTTATCGAAAGGGACATCCCCGAAATTGGAACCGTCGAGCGCGAGGCTCTTCGCGAGGCTGCCCATAAGTCCAATTCCGTACTGGAGGAAATGCGGGCGGAGAGAAAGAACATTCAATGGGAGCATAGCTACGTTGCGGATAACAAGACGTTTTGTATTTATATAGCGGATAACGAGGGTCTCATTCACGAACATGCCAAGCGAAGCGGCTTTCCTGCCACGAAGGTGACCCAATTGCGGAAGATTATCGATCCGACTACAGCGGAGGGATAA
- a CDS encoding heavy metal translocating P-type ATPase yields the protein MGNRKSDSGHSILSNREGIIALFTIACIALHLVLRFGVKTTAEVYGFPVSELPLIASLVFGGIPLVIDLAIKLFRFEFGSDLLAGISIVTSVLLDEYLAGSLVVLMLSGGEALEEYAVRSASSVLEALAKRMPSVAHLKKNNGEVVDLPLDDVRIGDTLVVFPHEICPVDGTVIEGHGVMDESYLTGEPYMMSKTPGSEVLSGAINGDEALTIRASKLAVDSRYAKIMQVMRESEQRRPRIRRLGDKLGAFYTPLAVAIAIVAWVVSGEPVRFLAVMVVATPCPLLIAIPVAIIGAISLAARRGIIIKDPAVLESIDTCRTAIFDKTGTLTYGRPKLTEIITSPGFTKDEVLKLVASLERYSKHPLSGAILDAAKKADLDLLEAAEISERPGEGLSGTINGHKIWITSRSKLLAKYPEAADRMPPPGGGLECVIVVDGSYAATFHFRDQPRKEGASFIRHLKPKHGFERVMIVSGDRESEVQYLADQVGIKELYSSQSPEQKLELVRRETKRANTMFMGDGINDAPALTAATVGIAFGQESDITAEAAGAVIMENTLKKVDEFLHISRRMRSIALQSAVGGMALSIFGMVLAAMGYLPPVAGAILQEVIDVLAVVNALRVSFPPKSLSDY from the coding sequence ATGGGAAATCGAAAATCAGATTCAGGCCATTCAATTTTGAGCAATCGGGAAGGAATCATTGCTCTCTTTACGATTGCCTGTATCGCCCTTCACCTCGTATTGCGGTTCGGCGTAAAAACGACCGCCGAGGTTTACGGTTTCCCTGTGAGCGAACTGCCCCTGATTGCCAGCCTGGTCTTCGGCGGCATTCCGCTGGTTATTGACCTAGCTATAAAGCTCTTTCGGTTTGAGTTTGGATCCGACCTCTTAGCCGGAATTTCCATAGTCACCTCGGTCCTGCTCGACGAATATCTGGCTGGTTCACTTGTCGTACTGATGCTTTCCGGAGGCGAGGCGCTCGAAGAGTATGCCGTGCGCAGCGCATCTTCGGTCCTGGAAGCACTCGCTAAGCGCATGCCCTCTGTGGCTCATCTTAAAAAAAATAATGGGGAGGTTGTCGACCTGCCCCTTGACGATGTGCGTATCGGGGACACGCTGGTCGTATTTCCTCACGAGATTTGCCCGGTTGACGGGACGGTAATCGAGGGGCACGGGGTAATGGATGAGTCTTACCTGACCGGCGAGCCTTACATGATGTCAAAAACCCCGGGCTCGGAGGTGCTTTCCGGGGCGATCAACGGCGACGAGGCTTTGACCATTCGGGCTAGTAAACTTGCGGTTGATTCGAGATACGCCAAGATCATGCAGGTGATGCGTGAATCGGAGCAGCGGCGCCCTAGAATAAGAAGGCTGGGGGATAAACTCGGAGCGTTTTACACCCCGCTTGCAGTGGCTATCGCTATAGTAGCCTGGGTCGTTAGCGGAGAGCCGGTTCGCTTTCTTGCGGTGATGGTGGTGGCAACACCATGCCCGCTTCTCATAGCCATTCCGGTTGCCATAATCGGTGCAATTTCGCTCGCAGCCAGGCGCGGAATAATCATCAAGGACCCGGCAGTACTGGAGAGTATAGATACCTGCCGAACGGCCATTTTCGACAAGACCGGCACGCTGACCTACGGCCGTCCAAAATTAACGGAGATAATTACCTCTCCCGGTTTTACAAAGGATGAGGTGCTTAAACTCGTTGCCAGCCTGGAGCGGTATTCCAAGCATCCGCTGTCTGGCGCTATACTGGATGCGGCCAAGAAGGCTGACCTGGACCTCCTGGAGGCGGCGGAGATCAGCGAGCGTCCGGGGGAGGGACTGAGCGGAACTATAAACGGACACAAAATATGGATCACCAGTCGGAGCAAGCTTCTAGCCAAATATCCGGAGGCGGCCGATAGGATGCCGCCACCGGGGGGAGGGCTTGAATGTGTAATCGTCGTCGACGGCTCTTATGCCGCCACATTTCATTTTCGTGACCAGCCCCGTAAGGAGGGGGCTTCTTTCATACGCCACCTGAAACCCAAGCACGGCTTTGAGAGGGTCATGATTGTTTCCGGAGACCGGGAATCTGAAGTGCAATACCTGGCCGACCAGGTTGGAATCAAGGAGCTTTATTCCAGCCAAAGCCCGGAGCAGAAGCTTGAGCTTGTCCGTCGGGAAACCAAGCGGGCAAACACCATGTTCATGGGCGACGGAATCAACGATGCTCCGGCACTTACTGCGGCTACCGTGGGGATTGCATTTGGACAGGAAAGCGACATCACTGCGGAGGCGGCGGGGGCGGTAATCATGGAAAACACCCTTAAGAAAGTCGACGAGTTCCTGCATATCAGCAGGCGCATGCGGTCTATTGCATTACAAAGCGCCGTAGGAGGGATGGCTTTAAGTATCTTTGGCATGGTACTAGCGGCCATGGGCTACTTGCCTCCGGTGGCCGGGGCTATCTTGCAAGAAGTTATTGATGTCTTGGCGGTGGTGAACGCCTTGCGGGTATCCTTTCCCCCAAAATCCCTCTCTGATTATTAG
- a CDS encoding methyltransferase: MSENKGLSKIMEIGFGFWASKVLLTAVEFELFTVLGKRAMSGEELGKKLGLHKRGIGDFFDTLVALGFLEREGNGPDALYRNTEESSKLLDKNSPSYIGGILEMCNARLYRYWSDLGEALKTGKPQSETKHGQKPIFELLYENMPQLEQFMGAMTGLSRFNFEALADKFDFSKYKTLCDVGGATGLLSITVAKKHPHLHCVSFDLPRIQPIAEKTIAKEGLSDRVKAVSGDFFKDSLPKADVITMGMILHDWNLQKKKHLVRLAYEALPEGGAFIAVENIIDDARRENAFGLMMSLNMLIEFGDAFDFTGKEFWEWCQEAGFKSYEVLHLNGPCSAAIAYK; encoded by the coding sequence ATGAGTGAAAACAAAGGCCTGTCCAAGATCATGGAAATCGGGTTCGGTTTCTGGGCGTCTAAAGTTCTGCTAACCGCAGTGGAATTCGAGCTATTCACCGTGCTCGGCAAAAGGGCAATGAGTGGGGAAGAGCTTGGGAAAAAACTAGGACTACATAAACGGGGCATTGGGGATTTCTTCGACACACTGGTTGCTCTCGGGTTTCTGGAACGAGAAGGCAATGGACCGGACGCTCTCTATCGGAATACCGAAGAGTCATCTAAGCTTCTGGATAAAAACAGCCCGAGTTATATAGGCGGAATTCTGGAAATGTGCAATGCCCGTCTTTACAGATATTGGAGTGACCTTGGTGAGGCCCTCAAGACCGGAAAGCCCCAAAGCGAGACCAAGCATGGGCAAAAGCCGATTTTCGAATTGCTCTATGAAAACATGCCTCAGCTTGAGCAGTTCATGGGGGCCATGACCGGCCTGTCCAGGTTTAACTTTGAGGCGCTGGCGGATAAATTTGATTTTTCAAAATACAAGACTTTATGTGACGTGGGCGGGGCGACGGGCCTTCTTTCCATCACCGTAGCCAAAAAGCACCCTCATCTGCACTGCGTATCTTTTGACCTTCCCAGAATACAGCCCATAGCCGAAAAAACGATTGCCAAAGAGGGCCTCTCCGACCGGGTTAAGGCGGTATCGGGAGACTTTTTTAAGGACTCTCTGCCAAAAGCAGACGTCATAACCATGGGGATGATCCTTCACGACTGGAACCTCCAGAAGAAGAAGCATTTGGTCAGGCTGGCTTATGAGGCTTTACCGGAAGGCGGTGCATTTATCGCCGTGGAGAATATCATCGATGATGCCAGAAGGGAAAACGCATTCGGTTTGATGATGTCTCTCAATATGCTCATCGAGTTTGGCGATGCGTTTGATTTCACCGGTAAAGAGTTTTGGGAGTGGTGCCAGGAAGCCGGGTTTAAAAGCTACGAGGTATTACATCTTAACGGACCTTGCAGTGCAGCCATCGCTTATAAGTAA
- a CDS encoding FAD-binding oxidoreductase, whose product MNRREFLKSVLAASGVIPLWPTGCARQSTATKETFLSKPEGILVNDVHTELNPTLVDRIVYPASPEAIAEAIISAGREDKVVCVAGARHAMGGQQFAGGGILIDTTALGRVLAFDPEKGTVEVEAGIQWPLLVGYLLNAQKEKSNQWGIAQKQTADWLSMGGCLGSNIHSQALQMKPFIQDVESFVLIDAEGKERKCSRSENEELFRLAIGGYGLFGIIYSVTLRLVPRQKMERIAEIISVEEVMEAYDKRMADGFTFGTFLYSANPKSNDFIRKGILVCYRPVDSSEPLPDYKELPSNEQWINMRYLAHANKEEYFQRLTNLYVSTSGELFWSDTHQMGLYVKGYHHQLDQMLGTAEASDISSEVYILRTDLLEFLDEVREDFRKNEVDLIFGDIGVLPEDDESFLAYANRPYARFSFHIHTVHSLEGIEHSAEAFRRVIDMVIKRGGSYYLTNHKFATPEQVKACYPQFGEFVRLKKKYDPEERFQSDWYRYYRQLGQV is encoded by the coding sequence TTGAACCGAAGGGAATTTTTAAAATCGGTCTTAGCAGCATCCGGTGTCATCCCCTTATGGCCCACCGGTTGCGCGCGCCAGTCCACAGCAACTAAAGAAACTTTTTTGTCAAAACCCGAAGGGATTCTGGTAAACGATGTCCATACCGAGCTCAACCCTACGCTCGTAGACCGCATCGTCTATCCCGCTTCCCCCGAAGCAATTGCGGAGGCGATTATCAGCGCAGGCAGAGAGGACAAGGTAGTATGCGTCGCCGGCGCCAGGCATGCCATGGGAGGACAGCAATTCGCCGGCGGCGGAATTTTGATTGATACGACTGCTCTAGGCCGGGTGCTTGCATTCGACCCCGAAAAAGGAACAGTAGAGGTCGAGGCCGGAATACAATGGCCCCTACTGGTCGGCTACCTTCTGAATGCACAGAAGGAAAAATCAAACCAGTGGGGAATCGCCCAGAAGCAGACGGCCGACTGGCTCTCCATGGGCGGATGCCTTGGCTCGAACATACACAGCCAAGCGCTACAGATGAAGCCTTTCATTCAGGATGTCGAGTCCTTCGTCCTCATAGATGCGGAAGGGAAAGAGAGAAAATGCAGCCGGAGTGAGAATGAAGAGCTTTTCAGGCTGGCCATCGGTGGCTATGGCTTGTTTGGTATCATTTACTCCGTTACCCTGCGCCTGGTTCCCCGCCAGAAGATGGAGCGCATTGCCGAGATTATAAGTGTAGAAGAAGTGATGGAAGCCTATGATAAGCGCATGGCCGATGGATTCACTTTTGGAACATTCCTTTACTCCGCCAACCCGAAATCGAATGACTTTATTCGGAAAGGGATCCTGGTCTGTTACCGCCCGGTGGACTCGTCAGAGCCTCTGCCCGACTACAAAGAACTGCCCTCCAACGAGCAATGGATAAATATGCGCTATCTGGCTCATGCCAATAAGGAGGAATATTTCCAAAGGCTGACAAATCTCTACGTTTCCACATCCGGAGAACTCTTCTGGTCAGACACGCATCAGATGGGACTTTACGTCAAAGGCTACCACCATCAGCTTGACCAGATGCTGGGCACTGCCGAGGCATCGGATATTTCATCAGAAGTTTATATCCTGCGAACCGACCTCTTAGAATTTCTAGATGAAGTGCGTGAAGATTTCCGAAAGAACGAAGTGGATTTAATCTTTGGGGATATAGGAGTGCTACCCGAAGATGACGAGAGCTTCTTAGCCTATGCCAATAGGCCCTATGCCCGGTTCAGCTTTCATATCCATACCGTACATAGTCTGGAGGGAATAGAGCACTCAGCCGAGGCATTCCGCCGGGTAATCGACATGGTCATAAAACGCGGGGGAAGCTACTATCTCACCAATCACAAGTTTGCCACGCCGGAGCAGGTTAAAGCCTGTTACCCGCAATTCGGAGAGTTTGTTCGCCTGAAGAAGAAATACGACCCCGAAGAGCGGTTTCAGAGTGATTGGTATCGCTATTACCGGCAGTTGGGGCAAGTGTGA
- a CDS encoding cytoplasmic protein has translation MKKSSFLLAGVFAGLIFLFSAKAVMSQDVVQVAPEQFKVLLENEHVRVLEFRMKPGDKQEMHTHPATVHIEMTPTKVKITNPEGKAVEVEGKEGEVIWVGPVKHTVENIGDNEIHGYIVEIKSIPYEENGQ, from the coding sequence ATGAAGAAATCGAGCTTTCTTCTAGCCGGTGTTTTCGCCGGTTTGATTTTTCTCTTCTCCGCCAAAGCGGTAATGTCTCAGGACGTGGTGCAGGTGGCACCCGAGCAGTTTAAGGTGTTATTAGAAAATGAGCACGTACGGGTCCTGGAATTCCGAATGAAGCCCGGAGATAAGCAAGAGATGCACACCCATCCGGCAACCGTACATATCGAGATGACCCCAACCAAAGTGAAAATCACCAATCCCGAAGGCAAGGCCGTAGAGGTCGAGGGAAAAGAAGGAGAGGTAATCTGGGTAGGGCCGGTAAAACATACCGTGGAGAACATCGGGGACAACGAGATTCACGGCTATATCGTGGAAATTAAGTCCATACCGTATGAAGAAAATGGACAATAA